One genomic segment of Catalinimonas alkaloidigena includes these proteins:
- a CDS encoding DoxX family protein — translation MAEQKKSKGLHIGLWVAQVLLAAAFGFAGFMKIATPIDQLAEGGMSFVNSFEAGMVRFIGISEVLGALGLILPAALRIKPVLTPIAAVGVAIIMVLATTYHVMHSETFLPNIILFALAVFVAWGRFKKAPIQAK, via the coding sequence ATGGCCGAACAGAAAAAATCAAAAGGACTTCACATAGGGCTGTGGGTTGCACAGGTATTATTAGCAGCGGCATTCGGATTTGCCGGATTTATGAAAATAGCAACACCAATTGATCAATTGGCAGAAGGGGGTATGTCTTTCGTAAACTCATTTGAAGCTGGCATGGTACGCTTCATTGGTATCAGCGAAGTGCTTGGAGCTTTAGGGCTGATCCTTCCTGCCGCATTGCGTATCAAACCGGTTTTGACACCCATTGCAGCAGTTGGAGTTGCCATCATTATGGTATTGGCTACGACTTACCACGTGATGCATAGCGAAACGTTTCTCCCAAATATTATTCTGTTTGCGCTTGCTGTTTTTGTTGCCTGGGGAAGGTTTAAGAAAGCCCCAATTCAGGCAAAGTAA